One window of Hypanus sabinus isolate sHypSab1 chromosome 10, sHypSab1.hap1, whole genome shotgun sequence genomic DNA carries:
- the LOC132401371 gene encoding immunoglobulin lambda-1 light chain-like: MSGRVGVILIICAAYSNAEITLNQEGSLSVQPRGTVKIGCRVSGANLGNDDIGWYQQKPDGAPRFLLYHDLSRDVKGTGSPDRFSGSSQSSSNASCGKLTRPTITLLPPASKQITVGQRATLVCLVNNFSPRSAEGSWEMDGNAVKAGVLTTRTVQNSDLKSYLTLTASEWNSHEEYTCGVTHQSLGSPLKRSIQKSGCT; this comes from the exons ATGTCCGGGAGGGTGGGTGTCATCTTGATAATTTGCGCAGCCT ATTCAAATGCAGAGATCACATTAAATCAGGAGGGATCGCTGTCCGTTCAGCCGAGAGGAACTGTGAAGATCGGCTGTAGAGTGTCGGGCGCCAACTTGGGAAATGATGACATAGGATGGTAtcagcagaaacctgatggcgCTCCCCGATTTCTCCTCTATCATGATCTCAGCCGGGACGTAAAGGGTACTGGCAGTCCCGATAGATTCTCTGGAAGCTCTCAGTCTTCGAGCAACGCCTCAT GTGGAAAGTTGACCCGTCCTACGATTACTCTTCTTCCACCCGCGTCAAAACAGATCACCGTAGGACAGAGGGCGACTCTGGTGTGTCTGGTCAATAATTTTTCCCCTAGATCGGCGGAGGGTTCCTGGGAAATGGACGGCAATGCCGTGAAGGCTGGTGTCCTGACAACTCGAACCGTCCAGAATAGCGACCTCAAAAGTTATCTCACCCTGACCGCCTCGGAGTGGAACTCACACGAGGAGTACACTTGCGGGGTGACACACCAGTCTCTCGGGTCTCCACTGAAGCGAAGCATTCAGAAATCGGGCTGTACGTAA